In a single window of the Rhodamnia argentea isolate NSW1041297 chromosome 2, ASM2092103v1, whole genome shotgun sequence genome:
- the LOC115751449 gene encoding uncharacterized protein LOC115751449: MERSEPTLVPEWLRNSGGGGTSGVSSSASHSSHSEPPSSGSRRRSKTSKGGNDFDGRHSALDRTSSLNLRGSSGNNGLLKNAYSSFNRSHHDRERGRSNYDDYWDLDGSDSLGCVLNSRIEKDPLRHSHSMIPRRHGELLPRRVVPEVKNGSNDAQNNIAKNGPISGVSTIHHAVSEKDFPLLGAEERQGMADKGRASSPGLPSNINCLPGASSALASSEGWTSALAQVPSLSPTNGLQSSSHQQNTVAAPVCGTAMATTGLKMAEALAQAPLRAKTAPQLSVKTQRLEELAIKQSRQLIPVTPSGPKTSVLNSSEKSKSKAAVRNGERISAVRSGQQQLSLSANQLLRGGHTKLDSPQSPHAGKFLVLKPTRENGVSHAPKDMGSPTSVSGSKSLSSQPTVASSAAPAPSRNANNPTHSSLEDKSAVSFLNPATVLEKRPSSSHAQSRSEFFNLIKRKNSTKGSSVLLESGPVISSPSRENSCQMIEQSVNAPGSPVADNGGEICSSGGSSLEALRLPNDDDGDMSLTAAVYPNEEEVAFLRSLGWDENAGEDEGLTEEEINAFYREYTNLGPSSNVPRRGANPLETV, encoded by the exons ATGGAAAGAAGTGAACCCACTTTAGTTCCAGAGTGGCTGAGGAATTCTGGCGGCGGAGGTACTTCAGGAGTCAGTAGCTCAGCCAGCCACTCTTCTCATTCAG AACCTCCTTCATCGGGATCTCGTAGGAGAAGTAAAACTTCCAAGGGCGGGAATGACTTTGATGGCCGCCACTCAGCATTAGATCGCACATCTTCACTTAATTTACGGGGGAGTTCTGGTAATAATGGTCTCTTAAAGAATGCGTACAGTAGTTTCAATAGGAGTCACCACGACAGGGAAAGAGGACGGTCGAACTATGATGACTACTGGGACCTTGATGGCTCTGATTCCCTGGGATGTGTCTTAAATAGTCGGATTGAGAAAGATCCATTGAGGCATTCCCATTCCATGATTCCAAGAAGGCATGGTGAACTATTACCCCGTCGTGTGGTTCCAGAGGTAAAAAATGGAAGCAATGATGCACAAAATAACATTGCTAAGAATGGTCCAATTTCTGGGGTTAGTACCATTCACCATGCTGTTTCTGAGAAGGATTTCCCATTGCTTGGAGCTGAAGAAAGGCAAGGAATGGCAGATAAAGGAAGAGCCTCATCACCTGGTTTGCCTTCCAACATCAATTGTTTGCCAGGTGCTAGTTCAGCTTTAGCTAGCAGTGAAGGATGGACATCAGCCCTGGCACAGGTACCGAGCCTCTCTCCTACTAATGGCTTACAATCGTCATCTCATCAACAAAATACAGTTGCTGCTCCGGTATGTGGGACTGCAATGGCAACGACTGGTCTTAAAATGGCTGAAGCTTTAGCACAGGCTCCGCTGCGAGCAAAAACTGCTCCCCAG TTGTCAGTGAAGACACAGAGGCTTGAGGAGTTGGCCATTAAGCAATCAAGGCAGCTTATACCAGTGACCCCGTCTGGTCCTAAGACTTCG GTGCTTAATTCATCTGAAAAATCCAAGTCAAAAGCAGCTGTAAGAAATGGGGAGAGAATTTCTGCTGTCAGGAGTGGGCAACAGCAACTCTCTTTATCTGCTAATCAGCTTCTTCGGGGTGGACATACTAAATTAGATTCACCACAGTCACCTCATGCTGGGAAGTTTTTAGTTCTCAAGCCCACCAGGGAGAATGGTGTTTCTCATGCTCCAAAGGATATGGGAAGTCCAACCAGTGTTAGTGGCAGCAAATCATTAAGCAGCCAGCCGACCGTTGCTAGTTCTGCAGCTCCTGCTCCTTCAAGGAATGCGAACAACCCGACGCATTCCTCTTTGGAAGACAAGTCTGCTGTCTCCTTTCTGAACCCTGCTACAGTTTTGGAGAAGAGACCTTCCTCATCTCATGCACAAAGCCGAAGTGAGTTTTTCAATCTCATTAAAAGGAAAAACTCAACAAAAGGTTCTTCTGTTCTCTTAGAGTCAGGCCCTGTAATCTCATCTCCAAGCAGAGAAAATTCTTGTCAAATGATTGAGCAATCAGTCAATGCCCCTGGAAGTCCTGTTGCTGACAATGGTGGTGAGATATGTAGCAGTGGTGGCAGCTCTTTAGAAGCTCTGAGACTTCCTAATGATGACGATGGTGATATGAGTCTCACAGCGGCAGTTTATCCAAATGAGGAAGAGGTTGCTTTTCTTCGTTCCCTTGGTTGGGATGAGAATGCTGGTGAAGATGAAGGTCTCACAGAAGAGGAGATCAATGCTTTTTATCGAGAG TACACAAATCTGGGGCCATCTTCGAATGTGCCGAGGCGTGGAGCCAATCCTCTCGAAACTGTCTGA